In one window of Campylobacter hepaticus DNA:
- a CDS encoding TSUP family transporter — protein sequence MDLDTIYYFVLFFVALFAGFIDSIVGGGGLITLPALIACGIPTHLSLATNKLQSVFGSFTATLTYFKSTTLAHLAWGIFFTALGAILGTYSVLFIQDEHLKLIILTFLILTFLYTALSPNLGKYEKQAKIKNIKFFHLICGLSLGFYDGFLGPGTGSFWIFACVVFLGFNMKKASINTKILNFTSNIIALIIFSYQYEILWTIGLLMGMGQILGAYLGSKLVLKTKANFIKTLFLTIVGLMILKITWDYFF from the coding sequence ATGGATTTAGATACGATTTATTATTTCGTATTATTTTTTGTAGCCCTTTTTGCAGGTTTTATAGATTCTATTGTAGGTGGAGGAGGACTTATTACCCTACCTGCTCTTATAGCTTGTGGCATTCCTACTCATTTATCCTTAGCAACCAATAAACTTCAAAGCGTCTTTGGATCTTTTACTGCTACTTTAACTTATTTTAAATCAACCACCTTAGCCCATCTTGCCTGGGGCATTTTTTTTACCGCTTTAGGGGCTATTTTAGGAACTTATAGTGTACTTTTTATACAAGATGAACACTTAAAACTCATTATCTTAACTTTTTTAATCTTAACTTTTTTATACACTGCCCTAAGCCCTAATTTAGGAAAATACGAAAAACAAGCTAAAATAAAAAACATCAAATTCTTCCATCTAATCTGTGGTTTAAGTTTAGGTTTTTATGATGGATTTTTAGGACCTGGAACAGGTTCTTTTTGGATCTTTGCTTGTGTAGTATTTTTAGGTTTTAACATGAAAAAAGCAAGTATAAATACAAAAATTTTAAATTTTACAAGCAATATCATAGCCCTTATCATCTTTTCTTATCAATACGAAATTTTATGGACTATAGGTTTACTTATGGGTATGGGTCAAATTTTAGGAGCTTATCTTGGTTCAAAACTCGTATTAAAAACAAAGGCAAACTTTATCAAAACCCTATTTTTAACCATAGTAGGACTAATGATTCTTAAAATAACTTGGGATTATTTTTTTTAA
- a CDS encoding autotransporter outer membrane beta-barrel domain-containing protein — protein MKKLYLKSSVYNTGGVMASSKKLILSLATISCLSSLALAQIYEGYTHINSHQTNSKTISSGKGQDKSGLIWIEKMANIRVNNSPAINIEKDANIYLFYNQGIIQAQGNYSSIQIGMDNELNNATIKYFYNAGAIGGSKFGLALYDKFPKQATIHLFTNEGVLQGNEAGILIRINIDTFNNEQYIYASTNNGIWIAPNVNINHFNNQGLIFGQQRGLVINQANIDTFNNKGIIGGENNSGINFKDKTNINTFTNEGLIFHNSQSSNSNENYGIYFQGENNGKIQLDSFKNSGIIYASNGDGILFEGKDTQIGNFINTGIIVGNHSNSSNNASVLIGRPDKNHGNTTIDLFLNEGLIGSNMAKYGVKFDSGNDSNGGNNNRHKATVKHFINTATIQAKDTALHLSNTTITDFLNMDTIKAENGKAIETLKQTRITNFINAGTIKSESSSQEAIKFAHSIIDNILNTGNIEGKKQAIIFNGSNVKNFINSGTIKSTNNDQSNAIEVNGNRTINNFINSGTIYGNDTIRFNKTAKINYVYNTSIIYGGNTSVHVYGGNIDHFVNKGIIANDKTVNYGAAIKLENGGTIKHITNTGLIASKKAGISVTYGKFGTITLEEGSIVYGEHFGVCIAQWQNLDELIIVGSSQIASGIYSNHYGIFLGTGSQASKIELKNQAVVQAKQNAIKLENQANLSGLNIDNSTIKSGQEAILNAKGKIADINVNNGALIQSYSNTAISNLGTIDKITISGTNTKIIGDIQNKGTITSGITIQNDAQIQGQLVNEGTIKADANGKSRKRRSLDESQQSDEESKAAILIKESGQITSTSGKAGIINKDKGKIEGNIISKSSNTISLENQGSVTGNISNSGTGNLMIENKNNGSSTATISGNIANTGDGSLMLNNSSTLTGNIYNYGSGKLTIENQTNTQNGNTSISGYVANIGMGQLELMNNASISGSAYNIGGGSLMLNNSSTLKSVYNYGSGDLKIENKNSATINSIMNTNSGNVILDNSATITQGITNQGTGNLMITNQSGASIENISNESSGDVMLNNTGSITKGITNSGNGNLNLTNQENATISGGITNSGSGTLMLNNFGSIGTNTDGYNISNEGSGSVNITSWTIRTGSNNKLQTLTVGGKSANSVMVGNLIVDQGNLNMDELNDIKNLVKGVSLNNIKKIKTNGGGEMILNYDALSGKISTDFNLNASIIGASFRSLNASSIKRNAFVDGLMNNMNLSLTFNPNHFNLNTNLTFNEDNLYASINDYIQSDIQTYTHDNIKEHALVILPYFSSQSVELSLNEKSKGHIKGNILAYSTLKESGTYSFYAGYEDTKMNSYYFDVKNRTYYTGIKYFNTLFYTDNNQEVYIKAQAKAAFIKNEFLKKIANNEASANPNAYTYGGGIDLGMNFILGSHMLTPQIGLGYEGSYMQAYSIKDIKGRASVQKGERIYKNINNLFSTKASFAYFKDWLPYLKTSIELGAKLYMNTTIHTKARFGTIKVEDEINLARIQRFANASLILPLNQSFIMSMNYNAQNSKDATTHTAYAQFSYLW, from the coding sequence ATGAAAAAATTATATTTAAAGTCTAGTGTATACAACACGGGGGGGGTAATGGCTTCTTCCAAAAAACTTATTTTATCTTTAGCTACTATTTCTTGTTTAAGCTCTTTAGCCCTAGCTCAAATTTATGAAGGTTACACTCATATTAATTCTCATCAAACAAATTCAAAAACCATAAGTTCTGGTAAAGGTCAAGACAAATCTGGTCTTATTTGGATAGAAAAAATGGCCAATATAAGAGTTAATAACTCACCAGCTATAAATATTGAAAAAGATGCTAATATTTACCTTTTTTATAATCAAGGAATCATTCAAGCTCAAGGAAATTATTCTAGTATACAAATAGGAATGGATAATGAATTAAATAATGCCACAATAAAGTACTTTTATAATGCAGGAGCTATAGGAGGAAGTAAATTTGGTCTTGCTCTTTATGATAAATTCCCAAAACAAGCTACAATACATCTTTTTACTAATGAAGGTGTATTACAAGGAAATGAAGCAGGAATATTGATTAGAATTAATATAGATACTTTTAATAATGAACAATATATTTATGCTTCTACCAATAACGGTATATGGATAGCACCTAATGTAAATATTAATCATTTTAATAATCAAGGTCTCATATTTGGACAACAAAGAGGTTTAGTTATTAATCAAGCTAATATAGATACTTTTAATAATAAAGGCATTATAGGAGGTGAAAATAATTCAGGTATTAATTTTAAAGATAAAACTAATATAAATACTTTCACCAATGAAGGTCTTATATTTCATAATTCACAATCATCAAATTCAAATGAAAATTATGGAATCTATTTTCAAGGAGAAAATAATGGAAAGATACAATTAGATTCTTTTAAAAACTCAGGTATTATATATGCTTCAAATGGTGATGGTATTTTATTTGAAGGCAAAGATACACAAATAGGAAACTTCATTAATACAGGTATTATTGTAGGTAATCATAGTAATAGTTCTAATAATGCTAGTGTACTTATAGGAAGACCTGATAAAAACCATGGTAATACTACTATAGATCTTTTTTTAAATGAGGGTCTAATAGGAAGTAATATGGCTAAGTATGGGGTTAAGTTTGATAGTGGTAATGATAGCAATGGTGGCAATAACAATCGTCACAAAGCTACAGTCAAACATTTTATCAATACTGCTACCATACAAGCTAAAGACACTGCATTGCATTTAAGTAATACTACTATTACTGATTTCTTAAATATGGATACTATTAAAGCTGAAAATGGCAAAGCCATAGAAACTTTAAAACAAACAAGAATTACTAATTTTATTAATGCTGGGACTATAAAAAGTGAGAGTTCAAGTCAAGAAGCTATTAAGTTTGCACATTCAATTATTGATAATATTCTTAATACAGGAAATATAGAAGGTAAAAAACAAGCTATTATTTTTAATGGTTCAAATGTTAAAAACTTTATCAATAGTGGGACTATTAAGAGTACTAATAACGATCAAAGTAATGCTATAGAAGTAAATGGTAATAGAACTATTAACAATTTCATTAATAGTGGGACTATTTATGGTAATGATACTATTAGATTTAACAAAACAGCAAAAATTAATTATGTTTATAATACAAGTATTATATATGGTGGCAACACAAGTGTACATGTATATGGTGGCAATATTGATCATTTTGTCAATAAAGGCATCATTGCCAATGATAAAACTGTAAATTACGGTGCTGCTATAAAATTAGAAAATGGTGGAACCATAAAACATATAACCAATACAGGTCTTATAGCCTCCAAAAAAGCTGGCATCTCTGTAACTTATGGTAAGTTTGGTACCATTACTTTAGAAGAAGGTAGTATAGTTTATGGAGAACATTTTGGTGTTTGCATAGCACAGTGGCAAAATTTAGATGAACTTATTATAGTTGGAAGCTCTCAAATAGCTAGTGGAATTTATAGTAATCATTATGGAATTTTTTTAGGCACAGGATCTCAAGCTTCTAAAATAGAACTAAAAAATCAAGCTGTAGTTCAAGCAAAACAAAATGCGATTAAATTAGAAAATCAAGCTAATTTAAGCGGACTTAACATTGATAACTCAACAATAAAATCAGGACAAGAAGCTATTTTAAACGCAAAAGGTAAAATAGCAGATATAAATGTAAATAATGGAGCATTAATTCAATCATATTCTAATACAGCTATAAGTAATTTAGGAACTATCGATAAAATAACCATAAGTGGAACAAATACCAAAATTATAGGTGATATTCAAAACAAAGGCACTATAACATCTGGCATAACAATACAAAATGACGCTCAAATACAAGGACAATTAGTCAACGAAGGCACCATAAAAGCTGATGCTAATGGTAAAAGCAGAAAACGCCGCTCCCTTGATGAAAGCCAACAAAGTGATGAAGAAAGCAAAGCAGCTATTCTTATAAAAGAATCAGGACAAATCACTTCAACTAGTGGTAAAGCTGGCATAATAAACAAAGATAAAGGAAAAATAGAAGGTAATATCATAAGCAAAAGTTCAAATACCATTAGCCTAGAAAACCAAGGTAGTGTAACAGGAAATATATCTAACTCTGGAACAGGTAATTTAATGATAGAAAATAAAAACAATGGTAGTAGTACTGCTACTATAAGTGGAAATATAGCCAACACAGGAGATGGTAGTTTAATGCTTAATAACTCCTCCACTTTAACAGGAAATATATACAATTATGGAAGTGGTAAATTAACTATAGAAAACCAAACTAATACTCAAAATGGCAATACTTCCATCTCAGGTTATGTTGCAAACATAGGAATGGGTCAATTAGAACTCATGAATAATGCAAGCATTAGTGGAAGTGCTTATAATATAGGAGGAGGTAGTTTAATGCTTAATAACTCCTCCACTTTAAAAAGTGTATACAATTATGGAAGTGGCGATTTAAAAATAGAAAATAAAAATAGTGCTACTATTAATTCTATCATGAATACAAACTCAGGTAATGTAATACTTGATAATAGTGCTACTATAACTCAAGGCATCACAAATCAAGGAACAGGTAATTTAATGATAACTAACCAAAGTGGTGCTAGCATTGAAAATATTAGCAATGAAAGCTCAGGCGATGTAATGCTTAACAACACTGGTTCTATAACAAAAGGTATAACAAACTCTGGTAATGGTAATCTAAACCTAACCAACCAAGAAAATGCCACCATAAGTGGAGGTATAACAAACTCTGGCTCAGGCACCCTAATGCTTAATAACTTTGGCTCTATAGGAACAAATACTGATGGCTATAACATAAGCAATGAAGGAAGTGGTAGTGTTAATATCACTTCTTGGACTATACGTACAGGAAGTAATAATAAACTCCAAACCCTTACAGTAGGAGGAAAAAGTGCTAATTCTGTTATGGTTGGAAACCTTATAGTTGATCAAGGTAATCTTAATATGGATGAACTTAATGATATTAAAAATCTTGTTAAGGGAGTAAGTTTAAATAATATAAAAAAAATAAAAACTAATGGTGGTGGAGAAATGATATTAAACTATGATGCTTTAAGTGGAAAAATCTCTACAGACTTTAATCTTAATGCTTCTATTATAGGAGCAAGCTTTAGATCTTTAAATGCTTCTAGCATTAAAAGAAATGCTTTTGTAGATGGCTTAATGAATAATATGAATTTAAGTTTAACTTTTAATCCTAATCATTTTAATCTTAATACTAATCTTACTTTTAATGAAGATAATTTATATGCTAGTATTAATGATTATATACAAAGTGATATACAAACTTATACTCATGATAATATTAAAGAACATGCCTTAGTTATACTACCTTATTTTTCTTCTCAAAGTGTAGAACTTTCTTTAAATGAAAAAAGTAAAGGACATATTAAAGGTAATATACTTGCTTATTCTACCTTAAAAGAAAGTGGAACTTATAGTTTTTATGCAGGTTATGAAGATACTAAGATGAACTCTTATTATTTTGATGTAAAAAACCGTACTTATTATACAGGTATAAAATATTTTAATACCTTATTTTATACAGACAATAATCAAGAAGTCTATATTAAAGCTCAAGCTAAAGCAGCTTTTATTAAAAATGAGTTCTTAAAGAAAATAGCCAATAATGAAGCTAGTGCTAATCCTAATGCTTATACTTATGGAGGAGGTATAGATTTAGGAATGAATTTTATCTTAGGATCTCATATGCTTACTCCTCAAATAGGTTTAGGTTATGAAGGATCTTATATGCAAGCTTATAGTATAAAAGATATTAAAGGTAGGGCTAGTGTACAAAAAGGAGAAAGAATATATAAAAATATCAATAATCTTTTTTCTACTAAGGCTAGCTTTGCTTATTTTAAAGACTGGTTACCTTATTTAAAGACTTCTATAGAATTAGGAGCTAAACTTTATATGAATACTACTATACATACTAAAGCACGCTTTGGTACTATTAAAGTAGAAGATGAAATAAACTTAGCAAGAATACAAAGATTTGCAAATGCTTCTTTAATACTGCCTTTAAATCAAAGCTTTATTATGAGTATGAATTATAATGCTCAAAATAGTAAAGATGCTACTACTCATACTGCTTATGCTCAATTTAGTTATTTGTGGTAG
- a CDS encoding flagellar basal body P-ring protein FlgI, with amino-acid sequence MKVLIISLFFISHILAVQIKDIANTVGVRDNQLIGYGLVVGLNGSGDGTSSKFTLQSVSNLLQGMNIKVDPNDIKSKNTAAVMVTAKLPAFAQSGDKLDITVSSLGDAKSLQGGTLLLTALRGIDGEIYAIAQGSISTGGLSPRPGGTGTHSTAATVMGGANVEREIPQNFSQNNDLTLSLKVADFKTANDIETILNNTFDESVAKAIDSRTIKLTKPQDLSNVEFMAKVLEQDITYKPQSKVIIDEKTGTVVAGVDIEVEPVLITHKDITIKIDPNSNPQANQNEIDMKDGGFIDPNSNTLRINNTKSTVANIARMLNKLGASPNDIIAIMENLKRAGAINAELEII; translated from the coding sequence ATGAAAGTTTTAATCATATCTTTATTTTTTATAAGTCATATTTTAGCAGTGCAAATCAAAGATATAGCCAATACTGTAGGCGTAAGAGACAATCAACTCATAGGTTATGGACTAGTTGTAGGACTTAATGGTAGCGGAGATGGAACAAGCTCTAAATTCACCCTTCAATCTGTATCCAACCTCTTACAAGGTATGAATATCAAAGTAGACCCAAACGATATCAAATCAAAAAATACCGCAGCCGTTATGGTGACAGCCAAATTACCCGCTTTTGCACAAAGTGGCGATAAGCTTGATATTACTGTATCTTCTTTAGGGGATGCAAAATCTTTACAAGGGGGAACGCTTTTACTTACTGCACTACGTGGTATTGATGGAGAAATTTACGCCATAGCTCAAGGATCCATCTCAACAGGAGGATTAAGCCCAAGACCAGGTGGGACAGGCACACATTCAACTGCTGCAACTGTAATGGGTGGGGCTAATGTAGAAAGAGAAATTCCACAAAATTTTAGCCAAAATAACGACTTAACCCTAAGTTTAAAAGTAGCAGACTTTAAAACTGCAAATGATATAGAAACCATCTTAAACAACACCTTTGATGAAAGTGTAGCAAAAGCCATTGATTCACGTACCATTAAACTTACCAAACCTCAAGACCTTTCAAATGTTGAATTTATGGCAAAGGTTTTAGAACAAGATATCACTTATAAACCTCAAAGCAAAGTGATTATTGATGAAAAAACAGGTACAGTTGTAGCTGGGGTAGACATAGAAGTAGAACCTGTTTTAATCACACATAAAGATATCACTATAAAAATCGATCCTAATAGCAACCCACAAGCAAATCAAAACGAAATTGATATGAAAGATGGTGGTTTTATAGACCCTAATTCAAATACACTAAGAATCAACAATACAAAAAGCACCGTAGCCAACATCGCTAGAATGCTAAACAAACTAGGAGCAAGCCCAAATGATATCATAGCCATTATGGAAAATTTAAAACGTGCAGGGGCAATTAATGCAGAATTGGAGATCATCTAA
- the rsmD gene encoding 16S rRNA (guanine(966)-N(2))-methyltransferase RsmD → MMNKKVKSKNLSHKNSTKHPQKPKLYTYIESGKYKGKKFLLPDLTTTRSTKSIVKHCVFNVIRQDLKNKIFIEAFGGSALMAAEALSNYALKSYAIELDFQAYHIALNNASNLDTNLKVIHADTFEILPKLIENSQNQIILYLDPPFHIRENFSHIYERIYNLLNTLNLNALYLIILEHHSQITTPEKIQNFKKDKEKKFGSTTLSFYRI, encoded by the coding sequence ATGATGAATAAAAAAGTAAAAAGCAAAAACCTTTCCCATAAAAACTCAACAAAACACCCCCAAAAACCCAAACTCTACACCTATATAGAAAGTGGAAAATATAAAGGGAAAAAATTCCTCTTGCCTGATTTAACAACCACAAGAAGTACTAAAAGCATAGTAAAACACTGTGTTTTTAATGTCATAAGACAAGATTTAAAAAATAAAATTTTTATTGAAGCCTTTGGAGGAAGCGCTTTAATGGCAGCTGAAGCTTTAAGTAATTATGCTTTAAAATCCTATGCCATAGAACTTGATTTTCAAGCTTATCATATCGCTTTAAACAACGCTTCAAATCTAGACACAAACTTAAAAGTCATTCATGCAGACACCTTTGAAATTTTACCCAAACTCATAGAAAATTCTCAAAATCAAATCATTTTATATCTTGATCCACCTTTTCACATAAGAGAAAATTTTAGCCATATTTATGAAAGAATTTATAATTTACTCAATACTCTAAACCTAAATGCCTTATATCTTATCATTTTAGAACATCATTCTCAAATAACCACTCCTGAAAAAATACAAAATTTTAAAAAGGATAAAGAAAAAAAATTTGGGTCAACAACTTTAAGTTTTTATAGGATCTAA
- the flgK gene encoding flagellar hook-associated protein FlgK produces the protein MSIFGTLYTGVTGLKASEVQIATTGNNISNANATFYTRQRVVQTTNGYITTGDVQMGTGAAIESIVRLHDEYSYYKLKGASNQLEYTKYMASVLEEIAQRFPDLQNTGILKDLESYNKAWNDFASNPNENATKIALVKASQTLTENINKTFNTLDKIQKKVNDDIKATVDEINKIGEQIALLNKQIYGQEGLTTEHANELRDKRDELELTLSKLVNAVASKNEINQDNRFDTTISDPGHQYNLSIEGYSIVDGINFHPLKLDYDDKNKYYSIYYETPDEKVRDLTAQIKGGQLGAQLDLRGRNYSKQERKYTDGIIQGYMDDLNTFAKTMINETNNLYASSAKSSISSDYLPHLDGNIPLVNYDKTIQPGSFDIVIYDEKGDKKLTKTITIDVNTTMNDIIRQINSNTDDNDNKNPNDDVNDHINAIFHYDAKTADGLFQINAKPGFKVAIEDKGTNFAGAFSIGGFFSGTNASDMKVKDSILNDPSTLRASLNGVDSGNDMANKIIQLQYEKVNFYNEDGTIDNLAMEQYYRKLTGKIGLDGESNNVVNASNQTLYNSVYTEYQSKSGVNINEELAALIIYQSSYGAAAKIVSTVDQMLDTLLGLKS, from the coding sequence ATGAGTATTTTTGGAACATTGTATACAGGAGTTACAGGTTTAAAAGCAAGCGAGGTACAAATTGCAACCACTGGAAACAATATCTCCAACGCCAATGCAACCTTTTACACACGTCAAAGAGTAGTACAAACAACTAATGGATATATCACCACAGGCGATGTACAAATGGGCACAGGAGCTGCTATAGAAAGCATAGTACGCTTACATGATGAATACTCATATTATAAACTAAAAGGTGCTTCAAATCAACTCGAATACACCAAATACATGGCTTCAGTCTTAGAAGAAATAGCCCAACGTTTTCCAGACTTGCAAAACACAGGTATTTTAAAAGACTTAGAAAGTTATAATAAAGCCTGGAATGATTTTGCATCAAATCCTAATGAAAACGCTACAAAAATAGCACTAGTTAAAGCCTCACAAACCCTAACAGAAAATATCAACAAAACCTTTAACACCCTAGATAAAATCCAAAAAAAGGTTAATGATGATATCAAAGCTACCGTAGATGAGATCAATAAAATAGGCGAACAAATCGCTCTTCTTAACAAACAAATTTATGGACAAGAAGGCTTAACAACAGAACACGCTAATGAACTTAGAGACAAAAGAGATGAACTTGAACTCACCCTTTCAAAACTTGTCAATGCAGTCGCAAGTAAAAACGAGATCAATCAAGACAACCGTTTTGATACAACCATAAGCGATCCAGGTCACCAATACAACCTAAGCATAGAAGGTTATAGCATAGTAGATGGGATCAATTTTCATCCTCTAAAGCTTGATTATGATGATAAAAACAAATATTATAGCATTTATTATGAAACACCTGATGAAAAAGTTCGCGATCTTACCGCGCAAATCAAAGGAGGACAACTTGGAGCCCAACTTGATTTACGCGGTAGAAATTATAGCAAACAAGAAAGAAAATACACTGATGGTATCATACAAGGCTACATGGATGATTTAAATACCTTTGCTAAAACCATGATCAATGAAACCAACAATCTTTACGCTAGTTCTGCTAAAAGTTCCATAAGTTCTGATTATTTACCGCATCTTGATGGCAATATTCCCTTAGTCAATTATGATAAAACCATACAACCAGGAAGTTTTGATATAGTCATTTATGATGAAAAAGGCGATAAAAAACTCACCAAAACCATTACCATAGATGTTAATACAACCATGAATGATATCATACGCCAAATCAATTCCAACACAGATGATAATGACAACAAAAACCCTAACGATGATGTTAACGATCATATCAATGCGATTTTTCACTATGATGCAAAAACTGCAGACGGTTTGTTTCAAATCAATGCAAAACCAGGTTTTAAAGTAGCCATTGAAGATAAAGGAACCAATTTTGCAGGCGCATTTAGCATAGGAGGTTTTTTTAGCGGAACCAATGCAAGCGATATGAAAGTTAAAGATTCTATACTCAATGACCCAAGCACACTAAGAGCTAGCTTAAACGGGGTTGATAGTGGTAATGATATGGCTAATAAAATCATACAACTCCAATATGAAAAAGTTAACTTTTACAATGAAGATGGAACCATTGATAATCTTGCCATGGAGCAATATTATCGCAAACTCACAGGTAAAATAGGTCTAGATGGAGAAAGCAACAATGTTGTTAATGCAAGCAATCAAACCCTTTACAATTCTGTTTATACCGAATACCAATCAAAAAGCGGTGTCAATATCAACGAAGAATTAGCCGCTCTTATTATATACCAATCAAGCTATGGGGCTGCTGCTAAAATCGTTTCAACAGTAGATCAAATGCTTGATACTTTATTAGGACTTAAATCTTAA
- a CDS encoding TIGR02757 family protein, which yields MKHENHIQLKAKLDELAKKKNTLHSLFELPDPLQIAKIHNDEFIALLCALFAYGNAKNIVHFLNKLDFSLLNLNQKLIQKELKALKYRFQNEKDIQEIFITLSRLKNEISLNELFTKAYEKRQNTTDAILAFMKKIQQLNPYSSHGYDFFFGKIWKNMPHSTLKRYNMYLRWMVRKDELDLGLFTKIHTKDLLIPLDTHTHKISLTLGLLKRKIYDYKSVLELTQNLKKLDPNDPIKYDFALYRLGQSKEILNLKE from the coding sequence ATGAAACATGAAAACCATATCCAACTAAAAGCCAAACTTGATGAACTAGCCAAGAAAAAAAACACTTTACATTCTCTTTTTGAGCTGCCAGATCCTTTACAAATCGCTAAAATTCATAATGATGAATTTATTGCCCTACTTTGTGCTTTATTTGCCTATGGAAATGCTAAAAATATAGTGCATTTTTTAAACAAACTTGATTTTTCTTTACTCAATTTAAACCAAAAACTCATTCAAAAAGAACTCAAAGCTTTAAAATACCGCTTTCAAAATGAAAAAGATATTCAAGAAATTTTCATCACCCTTTCACGATTAAAAAATGAAATCTCTCTTAATGAACTTTTTACAAAAGCTTATGAAAAAAGGCAAAACACTACAGATGCCATACTTGCTTTTATGAAAAAAATCCAACAATTAAACCCCTACTCAAGTCATGGTTATGACTTTTTCTTTGGAAAAATTTGGAAAAACATGCCCCACTCTACTTTAAAACGTTACAATATGTATCTAAGATGGATGGTAAGAAAAGATGAACTTGACCTAGGACTTTTTACAAAAATTCATACTAAAGACCTTTTAATCCCTCTTGATACCCATACGCATAAAATTTCCTTGACTTTAGGACTTTTAAAACGTAAAATATATGATTATAAAAGTGTTTTAGAATTAACACAAAATTTAAAAAAACTAGACCCTAATGATCCTATAAAATATGACTTTGCACTTTATCGCTTAGGACAAAGCAAGGAGATTCTTAACCTTAAGGAATAA
- a CDS encoding rod-binding protein yields MKTNHFLNTHPIDNTLLSPTNKIKSFKLNENTITTKTKEDEALKEQTDAFEAIFLKQILDISLKNQNSLFGKDASDEIYSSLYNDTMSKALSGGLGFSKLLYDFLKERG; encoded by the coding sequence ATGAAAACAAATCATTTTTTAAATACTCATCCTATAGACAATACCTTATTAAGTCCTACAAATAAAATAAAAAGCTTCAAACTCAATGAAAATACCATCACCACCAAAACCAAAGAAGATGAAGCCTTAAAAGAACAAACCGATGCTTTTGAAGCCATTTTTTTAAAACAAATATTAGACATATCCTTAAAAAACCAAAACTCACTCTTTGGAAAAGACGCTAGTGATGAAATTTATTCTTCTTTATATAATGATACTATGAGTAAAGCTTTAAGCGGGGGATTAGGTTTTTCAAAACTATTATACGATTTTTTAAAAGAAAGGGGTTAA
- a CDS encoding flagellar protein FlgN, translated as MLKQRLDEVNAILTKLINLTKEDIDNIKIAKHETVTSSVEEKNKLIEEFILAKKQLDAALVELNNSCTKGLSELLDDEDKEKLDLLKNNLQTLHSANKEYAKLVLIVKDFLDGLVNKMFDINDGTNHAYGDKKTKPESIFKIKA; from the coding sequence ATGCTTAAACAAAGACTTGACGAAGTTAATGCTATTTTAACAAAACTAATTAACTTAACCAAAGAAGATATAGACAATATCAAAATAGCCAAACACGAAACTGTCACATCCAGTGTAGAAGAAAAAAACAAACTCATTGAAGAATTCATCCTAGCTAAAAAGCAGCTTGATGCTGCTTTAGTTGAGCTAAATAATAGCTGCACTAAAGGACTTAGCGAGCTTTTAGATGATGAAGATAAAGAAAAACTTGATCTACTTAAGAACAATCTTCAAACCCTCCACAGTGCAAATAAAGAATACGCCAAACTAGTTCTAATCGTAAAAGATTTTCTTGATGGTTTAGTCAATAAAATGTTTGATATAAATGATGGAACAAATCATGCTTATGGAGATAAAAAAACAAAACCAGAGTCAATTTTTAAAATCAAAGCATAA
- a CDS encoding flagellar biosynthesis anti-sigma factor FlgM, giving the protein MINPIQNGGPTLCPPSKVNKENKMESTQKTDNDKAKKIAEQIKDGTYTINLKGTADAIADALI; this is encoded by the coding sequence ATGATAAATCCTATACAAAATGGTGGTCCAACCTTATGTCCACCAAGTAAGGTAAATAAAGAAAATAAAATGGAAAGCACTCAAAAAACAGACAATGATAAGGCAAAAAAAATCGCAGAACAAATTAAAGATGGTACTTATACAATCAATCTAAAAGGTACAGCTGATGCGATTGCCGATGCTTTAATATAA